The sequence below is a genomic window from Thalassobaculum sp. OXR-137.
CGCTCAGCCGCGCGAGACCGCCACCTTCGGCGCCGCCAGGCGGCGGTTGCGCTCCCGGATCAGGTAGTCGACCAGGGCCTGGGGCGCGGACACGCCGGCCGCCGCCTCGGCGTCCGGATTGTAGTTGGTGTTGGTGTTCACATCGTAGACGAACGGCCGCCCCTGGGCGTCGCGGGCGAACTCCACCCCGGCGATGTCGATGCCGGCCTCCACCAGGAAGCGCTCGATGGACGCCTGGAAATCCTTCTCCAGGGCGTTCTCGACCACGGTGAAGACCGGGCCGCCGGTGGCTTCCGCCTCGTCCGGCGCGCAGACATCGGCCGGGCACAGCTCGAAGGTGCCGCCGGTATCGATGCGCACGGCGTAGAACAGCTTGCCGCCGATGAACTCGGCCCGGGTGACGCTGCCGTCCGTCGTGGCGATGTAGTCCTGCAGCAGGGTGATGCCGTCGATCGAGCCCTGCAGGGTGCCGGATGCCGCCCGCTCGACCACCTCACGCGCGTCCTCGAAGAGCTGGATGCCGAGGCCCTTGCCGCCCCGGTTCGGCTTCACGATGACCGGCCCCTCGCCCCACAGCTTGGCGGCCTCGGCCACCTTGGCGTCGCCCAGGGCGGCGACGGTGCGCGGCACCGGCACGCCGGCGCGCTTCAGCTTG
It includes:
- a CDS encoding alpha-L-glutamate ligase: MIDHMIPEHPIHVIHENPEWLPPFARAFAARGEAFVDLDLSDGAIDLAAEPPAGLFYNRMSASAHSRGHRYSPEYAAAVIAWLEAHGRPVINGSGAISLEVNKAAQLAKLKRAGVPVPRTVAALGDAKVAEAAKLWGEGPVIVKPNRGGKGLGIQLFEDAREVVERAASGTLQGSIDGITLLQDYIATTDGSVTRAEFIGGKLFYAVRIDTGGTFELCPADVCAPDEAEATGGPVFTVVENALEKDFQASIERFLVEAGIDIAGVEFARDAQGRPFVYDVNTNTNYNPDAEAAAGVSAPQALVDYLIRERNRRLAAPKVAVSRG